From Lacerta agilis isolate rLacAgi1 chromosome Z, rLacAgi1.pri, whole genome shotgun sequence, the proteins below share one genomic window:
- the UBAC1 gene encoding ubiquitin-associated domain-containing protein 1 isoform X1: protein MFVQEDKIFAAKVLRVRVCALDGTEWLEEVPEDAAVERLKERCLKRCAPGSLEDPKCITHHKLIHAASEKVLTDTKTVLEENIEDQDVLVLVKKRAPPAPPKMVDISAEEKRKQEQKAPDKEAILKATTSLPSHSVDRSVAHHSMRDFQTELRKILVSLIEVAQKLLALNPDAVELFKKANAMLDEDEDDRVDEIALRQLTEMGFPESRAVKALRLNHMSVTQAMEWLIEHSDDPTVDAPLPGQFSLENASVEGVAATPAQALEGPNQEVGREEPKDELTEIFKKIRRKREFRPDPRAVIALMEMGFDEREVVDALRVNNNQQNAACEWLLGDRKPTPEDLDKGIDPASPLFQAILENPVVQLGLTNPKTLLAFEDMLENPLNSTQWMNDPETGPVMLQISRIFQTLNRT, encoded by the exons ATGTTCGTGCAGGAGGACAAGATCTTCGCGGCGAAGGTGCTGCGGGTCCGCGTCTGCGCCCTGGACGGCACCGAGTGGCTGGAGGAGGTGCCCGAGGACGCGGCCGTGGAGCGACTCAAAGAGCGCTGCCTCAAGCGC TGTGCACCTGGCAGCCTGGAGGATCCAAAATGTATAACACACCATAAATTGATACATGCAGCATCAGAAAAGGTGCTGACCGACACAAAAACAGTCCTGGAGGAAAATATTGAAGACCAAG ATGTTTTAGTGCTGGTCAAGAAAAgagctccacctgcccctccaaaaaTGGTGGACATTTCTGCAGAGGAAAAA CGGAAACAGGAACAGAAGGCACCTGACAAGGAGGCAATTCTGAAGGCAACCACCAGCCTCCCGTCCCACAGTGTGGACCGCAGTGTGGCTCACCACAGTATGAGGGAT TTCCAGACGGAGCTTCGGAAGATCTTGGTTTCTCTCATAGAAGTTGCCCAGAAGCTGCTAGCTTTGAACCCAGATGCAGTTGAGCTCTTTAAGAAAGCAAATg CCATGCTGGATGAAGATGAGGACGACCGAGTGGATGAGATTGCCTTGCGCCAACTGACAGAAATGGGCTTCCCAGAAAGCAGAGCAGTCAAAGCCCTTCGCTTGAACCA CATGTCTGTGACTCAGGCCATGGAGTGGCTGATTGAACACTCGGATGACCCCACCGTTGATGCCCCCCTGCCAGGTCAGTTCTCTCTGGAAAATGCCTCAGTGGAAGGAGTGGCAGCCACCCCTGCCCAGGCGCTCGAGGGGCCCAACCAagaagtggggagagaagagCCAAAAGATGAGCTGACAGAAATATTCAAGAAGATCCGCAGGAAAAGAGAGTTCCGGCCTGATCCGCGG GCTGTCATTGCCTTGATGGAGATGGGCTTTGATGAGAGAGAGGTGGTGGATGCCCTCCGAGTGAACAACAACCAGCAGAATGCAGCA TGTGAGTGGCTGTTGGGAGACCGGAAGCCCACCCCAGAAGACTTAGACAAGGGGATAGATCCTGCCAGCCCCCTCTTCCAAGCCATCCTAGAAAACCCAGTGGTACAGTTGGGACTTACAAATCCTAAAACGCTACTCG CCTTTGAAGACATGCTTGAAAACCCTTTAAACAGCACTCAGTGGATGAACGATCCAGAAACTGGGCCAGTCATGTTACAAATTTCCCGAATCTTCCAGACACTGAATCGcacatag
- the UBAC1 gene encoding ubiquitin-associated domain-containing protein 1 isoform X2, which translates to MFVQEDKIFAAKVLRVRVCALDGTEWLEEVPEDAAVERLKERCLKRCAPGSLEDPKCITHHKLIHAASEKVLTDTKTVLEENIEDQDVLVLVKKRAPPAPPKMVDISAEEKFQTELRKILVSLIEVAQKLLALNPDAVELFKKANAMLDEDEDDRVDEIALRQLTEMGFPESRAVKALRLNHMSVTQAMEWLIEHSDDPTVDAPLPGQFSLENASVEGVAATPAQALEGPNQEVGREEPKDELTEIFKKIRRKREFRPDPRAVIALMEMGFDEREVVDALRVNNNQQNAACEWLLGDRKPTPEDLDKGIDPASPLFQAILENPVVQLGLTNPKTLLAFEDMLENPLNSTQWMNDPETGPVMLQISRIFQTLNRT; encoded by the exons ATGTTCGTGCAGGAGGACAAGATCTTCGCGGCGAAGGTGCTGCGGGTCCGCGTCTGCGCCCTGGACGGCACCGAGTGGCTGGAGGAGGTGCCCGAGGACGCGGCCGTGGAGCGACTCAAAGAGCGCTGCCTCAAGCGC TGTGCACCTGGCAGCCTGGAGGATCCAAAATGTATAACACACCATAAATTGATACATGCAGCATCAGAAAAGGTGCTGACCGACACAAAAACAGTCCTGGAGGAAAATATTGAAGACCAAG ATGTTTTAGTGCTGGTCAAGAAAAgagctccacctgcccctccaaaaaTGGTGGACATTTCTGCAGAGGAAAAA TTCCAGACGGAGCTTCGGAAGATCTTGGTTTCTCTCATAGAAGTTGCCCAGAAGCTGCTAGCTTTGAACCCAGATGCAGTTGAGCTCTTTAAGAAAGCAAATg CCATGCTGGATGAAGATGAGGACGACCGAGTGGATGAGATTGCCTTGCGCCAACTGACAGAAATGGGCTTCCCAGAAAGCAGAGCAGTCAAAGCCCTTCGCTTGAACCA CATGTCTGTGACTCAGGCCATGGAGTGGCTGATTGAACACTCGGATGACCCCACCGTTGATGCCCCCCTGCCAGGTCAGTTCTCTCTGGAAAATGCCTCAGTGGAAGGAGTGGCAGCCACCCCTGCCCAGGCGCTCGAGGGGCCCAACCAagaagtggggagagaagagCCAAAAGATGAGCTGACAGAAATATTCAAGAAGATCCGCAGGAAAAGAGAGTTCCGGCCTGATCCGCGG GCTGTCATTGCCTTGATGGAGATGGGCTTTGATGAGAGAGAGGTGGTGGATGCCCTCCGAGTGAACAACAACCAGCAGAATGCAGCA TGTGAGTGGCTGTTGGGAGACCGGAAGCCCACCCCAGAAGACTTAGACAAGGGGATAGATCCTGCCAGCCCCCTCTTCCAAGCCATCCTAGAAAACCCAGTGGTACAGTTGGGACTTACAAATCCTAAAACGCTACTCG CCTTTGAAGACATGCTTGAAAACCCTTTAAACAGCACTCAGTGGATGAACGATCCAGAAACTGGGCCAGTCATGTTACAAATTTCCCGAATCTTCCAGACACTGAATCGcacatag